Within the Erigeron canadensis isolate Cc75 chromosome 6, C_canadensis_v1, whole genome shotgun sequence genome, the region atggatgaaaaggcgattagccactcatattaaatatgaaataacaaatcaaaacgaaataattcattgttaccgaatacaaaggattgaaaaacgAATAACGAAATGATTCTGAACGAGTCTTTGATCCTccaaaatgatgaaaaataagataaaccctAGAAAAAGCTCTTCAAATCGTCTGGAAAGTGAAAGATAGCCttttggaatgtttttgcaGCTATTTATATGATGTAGAAAAGTGGACAGATTCGACGCCCAGGTGCATCGCCCATTCACTAAGTGCGTCGCACATTCTCGTTGACTTTCTTGACTTTGACTTCTGTTGACTGGCCTTGTCGTCTATTGAATTTGTGCGTCGCACATTTGAGGGAGTGCGAAGCACTTATTTCCTCGACACGAATAACGGCGACGCACATATGAAAGTGCGTCGTACTCTTAGGTTGACCAGCATTGACCTTTTGACCAGCCTTGACTTTCTTCGATTCTTCACCTACGAGCCACGTGAAACATCCGTAAACACTTGTTTTGCTCCAGGAACTTCGTTTTCTGCAGAatatcgcttaggtacctgttttccacctaaaacactaacaaataccataaacgcaccaaatgtatacgaaaacgactcgtaAACCTTACTAAACgacactttaagctatgggaaatgggcataaaatacgtCATATCAGATCCTTTTCataacttctcataaaccaatgAAGGGCCCCGTCACATAAAACGCCAGACCTACCACTTTTAATGTGGCCATAGTTGACTTGTCCTATGAGCCTCCAAGCCGGTGACAAGGCTTTCAACATGAACACATAAAAACTCGTAGGCATATCTCGCCTTAACCATGGCCAGGTCCAACTTTCCACAACCGCAGCTATAACCTTGTAATCATCTATGTATGGATCATAACCAAAAGCAACACAAAATTCGTATTCAGTACAACGCAAGTAAGTAATACGTGGTAGTAGCACTTTTTTGAGCTCGGAAGTCAAAGGATTGGTCACTATAAGTTTTTTATAATCTATTTGGCAAACCAAACCATTAGAAGAACCAACAATACCATACGACTGGTAGTAATGAAAGTAGCCTTCAGGTATGTTGGTAGGCCTAGCGACCCTTCTATGTCCAAGTAAGTTTAGATCATCATTGTTGCGAGAATAGGTTAACTGAAGTTTAACAAAAGATTGACTTAAAATCAGAGAGCACCATGACTTACACACCGTTTTGCATCGTATCAAGTCTTTTATCTCCAATCGAACGAGTATTTGCTCCAACACATCAAACGCAATCCCTGCAGTCGCCATTAGCCAATAAACCATGGAAACAGAGCGACATAcaattatttgtttatatacttTACTAGTTTTGTTTTCTATAGGCCCCGCCCAAAGCAATCAGAAAACAATAAGCCCGTCATCACAAGCCCAAACACTCCCTTTAATTAACTCTGCGGTCTCTGCCTCcttgtcttttctttttttcttttgcttctttttaTCAAACTAGCTAACACATCTAACAAGGGTTCAATCCAAACATTTTAATAGAAGTTTTGCTACTAATATAGTAATATGTACTAACTACTAAAAAACTAATTCCAGGTTTGGTTTGTTGTTATATGATgagaaaaatccataaaaaaaaaccattttacacaaatttcctattaaagaTTTTACCTagtttcgtctatttaaagaatctcattttttaaaattacgcATTAAAGGAAGCCCTCCATTAAGTTTCACATCACCAAAAGTGCTTACGTGGCCTTTAACTTTTACTAAAGTAACATATATGGATGGAgggttaagtgcaaaaatcgtcATGTGGTTTGTCAGTCTTCATCCTTCCGTTaactttttgttcaaaatcatCCTTATGGTTTGCACTTCGTCCCAAAATCTGTTAAGTCCCCCCACATTCAAGTCATCcctatgttttgttgtttttgcatttttcacccttgtagtttttttttattttaaattcagacatttaatcaaacacaaTGTCtgcataattttttattatatatatatatatagttgtgaaTGTAATGATATACATAAACAACAAATCCCATTAAAAACAATAGAGTCATGGTTCGCTCTACCAGATAAGGAGGCTTGTTAACATCAAAATTCAAGTTCTCATTTGCACTGAAAGTACCTAATGAGCACAAATCAAAGCCCGACCCGGTACGTGCAAATTCGAAACCCGAAAGTACAACAAAATCGAACCTGTAACAAGCGGAGAAAATGAAGTGGCAGTGGGTTGAAAGAATGTAAAAGGGAGTATTGCGTAGAATGGgttgatatatttttggttaATAGATTTGTAGGAGTTCGGTAAAAGTACATGACTTTAATTAACCTCCCAAAGTAGCTatcattcttcttttttttttgaaaattatttatttaattatagttagcttatatattttctttaacaaCGAGTTAATATTTGGTAGTTAGCATTTTAGAGCCCACAAATCCACAATGGCATCTAATTTGCAGTATGTAAAACTTAAACCACATATGTCTGAGATAAAACCTAGGATTCTCGAAAAccccctaataatccactcATACAAATATAGGATGTGAAATTCAAACCCTAGTGGTTTTCCGTACTTTTAAAATAGTaaggtatatataattaaaaagaaatgtactaCTTATACGGAGTATAATTGTATAGTGTGCAGAGTATCATTTTTGGAACTAGACTTTTCACTACCTCAACAATTGGAAGTccgaaaaattatttttgacaAACATGATTAAGTCATTATAAAGACACTTGAACTGTAGaaaattttattatgtattgaattgttttgctttttgaaaataataagaCTATGTGAAGTGTAAATGTGCAATGGATTTTTGCTGAATATGATGTTTATATAATACAACCCATTGCAATGAGTAAAAAAATGATAGGAATGGAAATAGGAGCTGTGGACACTTAATTTGCttttttattgtgtttgtttgtcatcattctatattttttttgttttttgttgtgtGTATAAATGTAATTGCAGTGTGTAAGTTGGTATGTATGGATCGAGATGATATGGATCCCAGTGgtatatattcttttttccttttaaaatattttactcTTTGAACCTTAAAGTTATTACAGGTATATGTTAACAAAGTATTAAAATACAAgctttttttgaaaagtattgaAATAActtaactattatatatatttttagttattaccaaagttttttattcataaaataaatatattatactttAATAAATATGTGTCTTTTATGAtcgttttattttaaaagtattgtAGTGTTTATAtgaagttttattttaattatctaaaattgttatgtttttattaaaaaattaaaagtgttactctattttaatatataaataatggtATGGTGTAGTAATTGTTACGAATGTGGCGTAGTTGTTAGATGATATTGTATGATACTGACGTGACGCTGATATGTCACACCACCTGATGTGGTGGTGTGAACCATTACAACCACTCTAGGCTTCCAGTAAGCATTATATAACATGTTGTAGTTAAAAATGTTACGCCATTTTATTTCGTTGTCCGGTCCCTCTCAACTTGAAATTCTACCTCCGAAAACGCGGGTGATGTTactagataattagttatatacaaGAACCCATATTCATAGACCAGTGTGTATTGCATGTTTGAAATCAAACAATGCAAACGATCGAGAATGTTCATTTGCGTGAAATCCATACATCAATTACCGAGTAATTTTTTTTCCACGTGTAACTTTTAGACTACTACACCTTGTATCGTATCAACTTATAATTATACCCCATGCCAGACGTCAACTTATAATTGGTACATCATATCCTCTTCCTAATTCAAAACCCACCAACGCACAGGTCGACTAGTCATGTTTTAGTTCATTTCTACTCCTGTTGATGACgacatatataatttgttacTATTAGGATGATGGCAATATATGGTCATGGGCATAGGCATGGACCTAGGCATGCCCATGCCTAGCGGCAAACATCGCCGCTAAGGTCAAGACATGAGTTAGGCATGAGTGATTTCGGCATACATTGCCGCTTAGGTatggaagatatatatatatatatatatatatttaaagagtTAAGGAGGAATAGGAGAGAGAGTTGGTATGAttgaagaaaaataataaaggcATGGTAAGGCATGAAGAGACATGTTTTTAAGAGATTGTGTAGGTATAGTAAGCTTCAATCAGTGCGTAGAATGTAGTTAGACTAAACGGAAGAGAGTGTTCCTCGGCCAAAGAGTGGTTGGGGACGCCTGGAAAAACGCCGGGTACACCGCCCCCAACGGAGTTCTTGGAGAAAAAAAATAGGAGACCGGCACGAAAAGAACGGGAGGCAATATTCTATGGAAGTGAGCCAAACGGCTCTTTTGGACCCCATCCCAACGTTTAGTTTGAccagattttgattttgattttttttaattccctaaatctctatatatatactaaatctCTTTCACTTAATAAAACACTCTCTTTCACttaataaaacacacacaacatTACATATATCTGTACTattctatttctttttatttctttatcatCTTCATAGAATGTCTTCttcgtcatcatcatcgtctTTTGATTCGTTCGGTTccgatgattatgatgatgccGTTGAAAGTGCGGTTGTTGCGGCCGTTACTTTGGCCATTCGGGTCGCGcgagaggaggaggaggaagaagCAGAGAGACTGTAATGTTTTAGAGCTTTAGGTCTAATAGTGTAGGTAGTTGGATCTAAAGTAATTTCTAGTTATAATTGcgtttgtaatgttttattcATGTAGTGATTTTTGCGCCATATAGAAATCAAGTCTTCTTACTTTGCTGTAAATTAATACAGTTTTTACGTTTCATATCGGCAATTTTACACAAAACTAAATGATTTAGGTAATTATAGATTTTCAGATCGTTTTTAAGAGATTGTGTAGTTATAGTAAGCGTTAATGTAGTCATGTATCTATTATGTTTAAGAGCTTTAGATCTAAAGTTAAATTTTAGTTAGCTTATATATTTGCGTTTGCAGTGATTTTTGCGCCAGATATAATCGAAATCATCTTACCTTTTCGTTAATTTGTACAGTTTCTATGTTTCATATTTGCAATTTTACAAAACTAAATGATTTCATGTTGCAGTTGCAGAGGTATTTATTAACACAGTAGAAAACATTCAGATCCTTCATATGCTTTTTTGggaattttttgtacggatacGAAAGTTTTCAACCCATGTGGTGTAAGTATGAactattgttttgaattttgtaaaACTACGAAAGACGGTGTCCAAGACACCGGTCTTGAGATTTCTGAACAGagccggtgtctaagacaccggtcttAGATGTGTTTGAGACACCGTTCTTCACAAGCCGGTGTCTTAGAGGCcgctttttattctttttcttcctgccaaagccggtgtcttagacaccggtcttaGTAACCTTTTTTTTCGTAAACTGATGAGTTTAGTTTGAGTATTAAGGATGTTCCATTTTTTCCGGCGGCGAGTTGGgagaaaaaggttgaagaagatacaaagtttataatatatataatcgagttggaagaaaaaggttgaagaaTATAGTGATCATTTTACCAGTGAGTCACTCTGCTTGTTGAGTATCATAGTGATCATTTTTACCAGTGAGCCGCTTTGCTTGAAGCCTTGAATCGaatcaaacaaatatatatagatatttttcgCTTTGCTTGGGAGTTGGACCTTTGGCTGTCAACCACTACATCtttagtatttttctttttttttttctttcgacttTCAATGGATATTACTTaccaatttaatttaaattttttctaaaaaatacctttttttaattaattgtaaatCATAAAAACGGAAAACCTAATGGGTTAAAAGTCTTCcctatgtaaaacaaaaattttaaaatacattgtgtaatgtatatatactttttattttgtttaaatcattttattgttgGATGAATATCAATTCAGCTGaagattattttaatattaataggCTTTTGAAGCATTTCATGAATGTAAAACATGAATATTTTATTGGGTGTAAACTGTAAAGCATGTCTTATAGAGCCacatactttttcatttttttaatagcaGGACACGTATAGACCCAAGAAAACTAGCAGCTGGTTTTTTAAACAACCAACAATTTCCATAAACATTTTCAGTTTCTGCTTCTCTTTCTATCATATATACACAgtcacacacatatattttcatgtatatatctCTCTCTTCTCCCATTCTTCATACAAGCCATTAATTAGTCTCGTTTGATTTTCCAATCTTTGCCTtctaattatcttttttttgtggtttcttttccttaatatatatatgcttgaTAAGTTCGGcgattatatatatcataaactAAATTTGTACGTAGCTTCTTCAAccttttttcttcccaaaatcaAATTCATCCATAGATCATACACTTAAAACCTCTATTTCTTCTTTAtctatttcttttaatattgcCAGCTTTCATACATACTTAAACTAAAAAGCTCACAGTatggtttaatatatatatatatcgaaacaTGGCCATAATTTGTATGCTTTCAAACACAGTGTTCCCGAGTTCATGAAAAAATGGGCTTtaagaccggtgtctaagacaccggctttGGCAGGAGAGTACAAAACCAAAGAAGATCGGGCTCTAGGACACCGGCTTTGTCTCAAAAGTTGCCACGTAATCTaagaccggtgtcttagacaccggctGTGTTCCAGAAATCTCAAGACCGGTGTCTTGGACACCGTCTTTCGTAGTtttacaaaattcaaaacaatagtTCATACTTACACCACATGGGTTGAAAACTTTCGTATCCGTAAAAAAAATTCGCTTTTTTGGTCATTCACAAAAGCTTGAAAGCACTGTCATATTTTAGCTGTTAACAAGCTACAGAATCAGTTCCATTTCCTAACCTTGTTATAAGTAACGAGTTCGTTGTTAATAGTAGTTTGTAACTTTATCTATAATACAGTTggacaattaattaattataatgttAATTATGTTAGTCCAGCTGATTTCACTTTTAGCTTGATAATTTAAAGTTTATGCACTATTTTGCAGCATGAATTTACTCAATGATTTATTCATATAGTAAGCGTTAATCAGTGTGTATAATGTAGTTATGTATCAATTATGTTTCAGAGCTTCAGGGCTGTAGTTAAATCTGAAATTTATGTTTAGTTAGCTAGTATATTTGCGTTTGTAGTGATTTTTGTGCCATATATAATGGAAGTCATCTTTCTTTTCCGTAAATTTGTACAGTTACTACATTTCATATCAGCAATTTTATACAAAACTAAATGATTTCATGTTGCAATATTGCAGAGgtattcatcaaaattgaaaaatattcaGATCCTTCGTATACTTTTTACTCATTAAAGAAAGCTTGAAAGCAGTATCACAATTTAGCTAAGCCATTTTTAGCTGTTAACAAGCTGCATAATCAGTCCTATTTCCTAATATGTACGTGTGTTTGGTGTATGTATTAAAATGCTTGGCTAATTATTGCAGATGGAACCTGTGGAAGTTAATTTTCATCAATTCACTTTGGGCCTTTACAAAGAGTATAATGTCGTGGAGCCCTTTAAGTTGCTGTGTGATGAGGAGTTCCTGGACATGTTGACAGTGAACAAGCTGCTAAATAGCCACATAAACAAAGTTCTGGGAGAAAGCAGAGTTTAGTGCACTCCACAGTGAGTTATCGGCCCATGTGTTGTACAGTATTCTATATAACCATGTATCGTTTAATTAGCTTACAACTGTTTCTGTCGATGTGTTATTACAAGACCTGGTCTGGATGTGAAGAAGATAGCTTGCTTCCACATTTGGGAAGATACTAAACCTACACAATGCATCAATAAGATTCTGGGGCATGAAAATCCGGATACTTACATACTGGCCACACTTTATGCGAAACGTGgaaaaaaattgcaaaagaagGTAATTAACAATTAAGTTTATGTTATATAGTATCTTAACAAATTAAGATGGGTTTATATCATATAGTATCTCAGCAAATTAAGATGGTTTCAGATACCTACCATCCCAGTCATGATCGGGAATGCAGATGGCACTGTCAGAATTATGAGGCCATCTCGCTACCTGTAGAACCATGATAATGACGGTGATGATGAAATGGTTATTGTGAAGGCAAAGAATAAAACTTGCAAAGCTAGGATTGTTGAACATGAGAGAGCCCAAGCAAAAAAGAATGATAAGAAGGAGGCTAAGAAGCGTGAACCAGAGATTGAAAAGAAGCTGGAGCACCAAGCCCAGCGTAAAGCAAAGAGTGATAGGGCTAAGAAGCGTGAAGCGGTGATTGAGATGAAGCTGGAGAACCAGTCCAAGCGTAAAGCAAAGAGTGATAAGGCTAAGAAGCGTAAAGAAGAGATTGAGAAGAAGCTGGAGAACCAGTCCAAGCGTTTGAAAACAACATCCAGCTCAAATTAACTCCCAAGCGCGATAACTGTATGATTCCGTGGTTGTTTGTGTGCATAGCTGTGTGAGGAAATACTCAGTCTACTTTTACTTCCCCCGATAAACAAAGTTGAATATTTTTGATGTGCTATTgaataattgattgtgtgtgttttcttgtttataaaacTTTGTGTTTGATTTTTCTGTGATTGGGTGATCCCCATTTGGGCTGACGAACCAAAATACGTATGTATTAGCTAAAGTGCTACTTAGGCTGGATGTGTTATATAAGGTGTTCTTAATCATAAGAGGGCTGGATAACGTCCCAGGACATTACGGGTTGAGGCTAGTTAGGATGGGTTGACCCATCACTACCTTTTGTCCATCCCTCTTCAGTTTTAGTTCTATTGTATGCTTAATCATGGCTCTTATGCTCATCAATTTCAACAGGTTTATTTGGGATATGTTGAGGGTGAGTCAGACGGGCATGTCGTTAAATTTGGCCTAGTCAGACGGGATATATTGATGACTTGTATTATGATTAGACCACAATAATAAAGGCTATGCTATGCTTAACTTTTTTCTTACAGAGTATGTGCTAGTGTTAACTTGGATGACATCCTTATCCATAGTATACACGGGGATCAAACGCATGCATATTGTGTTTCTGGAACAGTCCAAGTGTGTATTTGGAAGTCCAGAGTCTTACATTCATATGTCATTTTTAGGTGTTTGAGATGGAGAAAATTTGAGTAACAAAAAGGTATATTTGCTGTTAATGAACGCCTGCAAAAGGTTTCAGGACTCTCCCTGCATATTTCTCATTTATTCTGCTGTGCAATTGGGTTTGGTTAGATGGGCTGAATAACATGTAGCAGGCCACTATGGGTTGAGGCAGTTTGGGTCAGGATGGGTATCATGCTTCCGTTTTAGATATATTCTATGCTTAATCATGTCACCCATGCTCATCAATATCAATACGGTGATTTGTAATATGTTAAGGGTGAGTCAAAACAGGCAAGTCTTCAAATTAGTCAcgttaaataaaaatagatttgTCTGCAATATCTGAACCAATTTCtcgttaaataaaaataaaataatacgtAATTACACAAGTAGTAATCAGAGTTGACTAAGTTGTCACGTGATTTAATGGCCTGCTTAACCACTATGATCAAAACCGGTGGCTCGGCCCTCATGGGTGGGAGTTTTCTCATGTCTCATTTTGGTAATTGGCATGAGTATTTCCACTCATCTTGAAGCTCTTGCAGTTAATGTTTCGGGATGAATTTAGAGATTGTTGTTATTGGTTCTTTTATAGATTGAAAGTGTATTTGTAATTGTACCTTTGACAACTAGCACCTTGTTAGTTTgctatttattaataaaaaattttagccgttctaaaaaaaagggagaatttcatatatgtccTATATTAATAccctaattatatatttacccaatttaaattaataattacatatatatccaaattttatttagattatatcatatttatccattgtgttataaaatcatttataaTCAAGTTTACTCAACAAATTCTCTATTTGTCCTTTCTAACTAACAACCAATTACATTTTAACCGAATTATATAAGTAATTCACAAAGTGAACCTCTACAAAATCTAAACACATTTCGAAGCTGCAGTTACACATATGTGATCGGGTATGAATCAGTAGAGCaaaagacacacacacacacactgtaAGAAAGCTTTTGTATATTCACGTAATAATAGGGATGACAACGTGCAAGAAAAACCCGTAATCAGCGGATACCTATTTGTCATGGACtgaaaaattttaatattatctgTGGATACGATAcgtatataaatatgtaaccaTTTACGGGTCGCGAACGGATAAGGGGTACACTATATCCGTCATGGATAAATCTGCGAACTCGTATTTTTTAGCAAAACTTTAGCTTGAAGTTTTAAAGCTACTTTTAACGATTGAAATAAATTCATAATGATCCATTTTATATGCAAATTTATGTAAATAATGCCAATTTATTGTATGAAATATTATTGTGCATTATGACAAGAAATACAAGGAATTAGGGGTTAACTAAACAAATAATATGACATAATCATCTTTTTGAAGACAGGCAAGATCATAGGTCTATTTCCCTATGAATATGtgattataaatcattttataacacaatggataaatatgatataatctaaacaaaatttggatatatatgtaattattaatttaagttggataaatatgtaattagtGTGCCAATATGAGACATATatggaatttttttaaaaaaaaagaaaccacTATGATGATATCCCACGACCGTTTCCCGAGACAATACCACTCCAATATGTTTACCCCAATAAAGTTTGAACTTCAGGACACCTTACCACATATGGTTGGTAGGATTGAAATATTGCAACAATAACAATGGAACAATATAAAATCACCAGAACCCAAACCATTTATTAAACGGATagagattctctcaagttatcccaacttgaggggtaaagtttggaagatcttgacccttgaattaaaattaagggttaagattcaaaaatgattatcaaatctggacccttgattttaattcaagggttgAGATCATCctaacttgacccctcaagttgATAATAACTTAAGGGAATCCCCACCCtaaatatctaccaatatactaaaacaggattgatgCTTTTTTTGATGGACActtgaattattatttatacGACATGTGTCCTTTTTAAATTCCTAATTTTAAATTACCTTATTACTATCAAACactaatttaatcattaatataataTCTAATAAGCAATCTTTATGTAATCGTTTAGGAATATAGAATTTGGAAGAACTTGAGTTTGTTGCAAACTCCATTTGTTAATTACATGAATcatcaatgaataaataaggttttttaatatttttattattatatatcaatatcaatatcaatagaTTAGGTAAGTTAATGATTAgtattattaacaaatattttttaaacaaatcgatacattatatgaaaataataattataaaacaattatatatattttaaattatttatatagatatatatcttgAAATTATATAAGGTAATTAAAATCTATCtacctaaattttaaaaataggttTCGTTCAAATATTGTGTcacatattaattaatagatGTTACAATTtgtttttagtatattggtagatctACAATCTTCATCATTACACACTCACCCATACAACCATCCTCTTCACTCTACCGACGACAGATCATTTAACAGCTGCTTTGAAGAGATTTCgccaaatattatattaatgattaaattagtGTTTGATAGTAATAAGGTAATTTAAAATTAGGAATTTAAAAAGGACACATGTCGTAGAAATATTAAGCCAAgtgttcataaaaaaaaatcaatcatgttttagtatattggtaaaTATTAACAGGATAAGTTCACTATGAAGCTAGCATTAGAGAGACTCATGAAGCATATCAAGTATTATCTCCAggaacaaaaataaataatcatacaataaatatggtcaatccgtacatcgtacaagtattaagactagtatatatatatatatatatataaaataaatggaaaataaATATTGTATCCAA harbors:
- the LOC122604679 gene encoding putative F-box protein At1g52490, with translation MATAGIAFDVLEQILVRLEIKDLIRCKTVCKSWCSLILSQSFVKLQLTYSRNNDDLNLLGHRRVARPTNIPEGYFHYYQSYGIVGSSNGLVCQIDYKKLIVTNPLTSELKKVLLPRITYLRCTEYEFCVAFGYDPYIDDYKVIAAVVESWTWPWLRRDMPTSFYVFMLKALSPAWRLIGQVNYGHIKSGRSGVLCDGALHWFMRSYEKDLI